In one Neobacillus sp. CF12 genomic region, the following are encoded:
- the hpt gene encoding hypoxanthine phosphoribosyltransferase produces MMNQDIEKVLVSEEEIQEKIKVLAAELTEEYKDTVPLAICVLKGAMPFMADLLKRMDCYLEMDFMDVSSYGSGFVSSGEVKILKDLDTSVEGRDILIIEDIIDSGLTLSYLYDLFRYRKAKSIKIVTLLDKPTGRKSAIKADYVGFIVPDEFVVGYGLDYLEKYRNLPYIGVLKPEVYSDNL; encoded by the coding sequence ATGATGAATCAGGATATTGAAAAGGTGTTAGTTTCAGAAGAGGAAATTCAGGAAAAAATTAAGGTGTTAGCGGCGGAATTAACGGAGGAATATAAAGATACTGTTCCTCTTGCAATCTGTGTTCTAAAGGGTGCAATGCCATTTATGGCTGATTTATTAAAACGAATGGATTGTTATCTAGAAATGGATTTTATGGATGTTTCAAGTTATGGATCTGGCTTTGTTTCCTCAGGGGAAGTGAAAATCCTAAAGGATTTAGATACTTCAGTTGAAGGAAGAGACATCTTAATCATTGAGGATATTATCGATAGCGGCTTAACATTAAGCTATCTATATGATTTATTCCGATACCGAAAAGCAAAGTCAATCAAAATTGTTACCTTACTCGACAAACCAACAGGAAGGAAGAGTGCAATAAAAGCAGATTACGTAGGTTTTATTGTCCCAGATGAATTTGTGGTTGGATACGGTTTAGATTATCTCGAAAAGTACC